acaaccataacctgagccatagccacagccacagccatagcctgagccatagccacagccacagccatagCCTGAGCCATAGCCACAGCCATAGCCAGTTCTATAACCACAGCCAGAATAGGGGCCACATCCATAGCCATAGCCGCATCCGCAGCCATAGCCACAGGAGTTCCCGTAGTTGCAACACATGTTGTCAGGAGAAGAGAATTCGGGTGGTTTGCAAGTGGATGTGGTAAAGTATGGTCCCTACTTGCCTTGGACCTTTATATACTGTTGGTAATTGGCAGAGCATGCCATTCATTCCCTGACTTACCCAAACAAATATGAAAGCAACTTTCATGTGACAGTCACTGTCAACAATCAATAATGTCTTGGGAAAAGTGAGCTCATTATTTGGAGTCTCCCGTTTTATTTAAAGAGCAGCAATTTAATTCCCTCTGCCAAAGAATTGTCTCAGAATCATGTGCTCTACATACCACTGAGACCCAACTTCAAACCTCCTATCATTTAATGTAACTGATATGACAAGATTGGGGAAATTTAGGACAATTTTGTGCCTCTTGATCTCTCCTCTTGCCCAGAAAAATCTACCTCTGCccatagagaagaaaataactcCCATCTCCTTTCTGGAATCATTGCAACATTTTACCAGGCTTCTTGCACCCAGATACCTACTGCAGATACCTACTAGCTCCTTGTGGTTCAAGCCAGGGAAAATGCTAGTGTCAGGACAGAGGATAGTCCTCAACAACATTGAAACATTTGATAGAAAATATCAGATTAGAATCTTTAGTTTGTAACTtggtagaaataaattattttctctctttactgATGTCTAAttccaaatatttcctttcttttcatctaaACCAAGCATCCAAACATTCCATTACCAGACATGCAGCCaatgaagagggaggaggaggagaaggaaggtattacatgaccttttttttttaatgattttttgcTTATCTTGTTTGTCTAGGTTTTACCTATGCCCATTGTCTGAAACAGGCAGATccaaaattgaaattaatttttaccaTAAAACTATGACATCTGACTCAGAAGTACAAACTCAGGAAGATCATTCCTTCTACTCTACACTCAAATTTCGACAGTGAAATCAGTGCCATCTATTCCTTTCTGAAAGCCTTCAACAGGGATTTTCATAATTCTACTGAAATCCTTATTTGAGAACTTTCATTATTAGACATTTTTCCTTCAGTTGAATGTATTATGACTATTTTTTCTATACTTGGATGCTGGTCTATCTGATCATTGTTAGGTTTCATCTCTaaaaaaagctcaaaaaaatACATCCTACTATAtttgttccttattttctctttttctgtcattcttgatattcaaaactataaattttaaTGCATAAGTTCTCTAGAATAGACCCATTACTTTTCAAGCATCCACCTTCCAATCAAAATAGCCCTGAacaattgaaaatgttttctacCTTTATTGCATTGTTTGTAGTACCTCTTCCATTCAGATCTCTGGGTATTGAACCATGATGGCCCCAAAAATCTCTTACTCTGTGCATCCCTGAATCACCACTTAGTTCTGAGTACCCAGTACATAGTTTGATGTCTATCAATATTTCCcctataaaaatagatacattaaaacaaatataCGTTCAAGAATCAGTGTGCCCCTTGGAAGCTATAAGATATTTGGATACATTCTCACAATGTTCTGATTTCATTGAAGTAGAAAGTCTCAAATGTTCTTTGACTAAAATAGTCTCAAATTTCACATTTCGAAGATGTGTGTTACTTTATGAAGGTATTTTTCCAGATGCATAAATTATCTTATATGcctaataaatgaatggatatataaattAACAATATTGGTGCTTAATGGATGATGTTCTTCCCTCGTTCACAAAGCCTTCAAGGACAGGGATCATAATACAACAATGAGTTGATTTTCAAAAACTGTAATTATAcaaatttcattctcttcttaGTAGGATTTCCCCACCTCAGATTTACCCAGAGTACAGTCCTCACATCAGACATACAAATATTCCATGTATGAAAACTGCCCAACTCTTTAAGACCCCCTATTtcttcaagagcaggagacattCTATCCTGGACACCATCATATTCTGAGGCTGAGTTTGATGACAGATCCATTTTCCTTGAAACTGGCCATTTTGTAGAGGTTCTTGGCTCCAGGGACCTCAGACTCAGATCTTGCAGTGACCCTGGTCATGGAAATAAAACAGGCCCAACGAAACTGAGCCTGACAAGAATTCTATGTGATAGGATACGGTATTAGAGATTTGGAAAGTCATGTGAGGAAAGGACACTGAGTTCAGAACCCAACAAAGTGGTAGGCTCTCAAACTCAGAAAGCAGACGCAACTGTTCATCTCATTCTTAGATCTGCAACCACTAAGGCACTAGAGTACACCATTAAACACTAGTCCTTGctcatttccattaaaaattgtGGCACCACTGATCATCCCCAAAACAATccatttctctttatcctttacACTTATTACAGCcctttctagtgttttttttttctaacaaacagTTCATTTgacacaaaatatcaaaatacctCCTTGAACTCTCTCTCTAATACTTCAATCTTTACTCTCTTCTCCAGAATGCTGTTTTATTCCTTCCATAGCAATTATCTGTCTAAATTTATCTCAATTAATTGTTAGTTTTTCTTATTATCACCTACTAGAATATAAATACTCTGAAAGCAGGAAATTCATCTACAGTATGTCTTAAGTATGTAGGACATTTCCTTTCAGAAATAAtaacttgggcacctgggtggtacagtcacttaagcatccaactcctgatttagaatcaggtcatgatctaaggatGCTGGGGTGGAGCTAGGTGTCAGGATACCTGCAcagcaggagtctgcttatctccctctctctcagaccCCCCTACTTGTGTTCACTCTCTATCCCCCCCCCtctgacaaataaaataaatatatctttgtaataaaaacattcaaaactaTTTGTAAAGTGAGTGACTTAAATCAATTTCTTAAacttaaaaatccaaacaaatatGTTTATACTTTCACCAAAATgcacatataccacatttttcttctaatttatccTTCCCCTAGTTCTTCATTAGACTCCTGAGTCTGCTTCTAATTCCTCGTTAATTCTGGAAACACTCTCTCCCAtgctattcatccatccattcagcaCTCAGGCCACACCTCCTCTCCCTTGGGCTTCTGTCACAACCTCCTGAATAGGTGtcattccttctcctctttcccctccagcTCCATTCCAGAGTCGATGTGATTTCCTAGGGCACAGTACTAAAACACTGTATTATTTGTGAGTCCCTCAGAATGGGGGTGGGGTACAAGACATAGGTTGGGAAAATATTATCTCTGATGTACCTTTGACAAGAAATGTTCATATTATATCAAGGAAGTGTCCCCACGTTGATGAAATGTATTGTCAACCCAGTTTTCAAGAGGGGTCACCACACCTCAAGAAAGGAATAATTCACAAGCAAGAACACAGAGATTTGTTAGAAGCAAGGAACCATTTTTATTGAGAATAAGttttttgcccaactgtaggatGTTAAGATTGCTGGCACAGTCACAACACGGAATCCAGATTAAGGGAGTAAAAACCAACTTTTGGGAAATAGTCAGATGATGCCACACAGCCTCTAGGCACAAGAAGCCATCCTAACAAATGTTCACTGGGGCTCAAAGACTCTGTCAAGCATGCAGTTTCCTGGACATAGAAATCCTGGAGTATGGATCCTTGAATCAATTGTCTCTTTAGATGTGTCATTTCAGAAGCTAGTGGTGCTTGGAGAGTGGTGGTCTAGCAGCAAGAAGAATAACATCTTCTGTAGCAAAGGGGCTGGTAGCCCCAGCAGCCAGAGCCATATCCACATCCATAGCAGGAGCCTCTTCCACAGCCCCATCCTGAGCcatagccacagccacagccataacctgagccatagccacagccacagccataacctgagccatagccacagccacagccatagcctgagccatagccacagccacagccatagCCTGAGCCATAGCCACAGCCATAACCAGTTCTATAACCACAGCCAGAATAGGGGCCACATCCATAGCCATAGCCGCATCCGCAGCCATAGCCATAGGAGGTCCCGTAGTTGCAACACATGTTGTCAGGAGAAGAGAATTCGGGTGGTTTGCAAGTGGATGTGGTGAAGTATGGTCTCTACTTCTCTTGGACCCTTATATACTGTCAGTAATTGGCAGAGCATGCCATTCATTCCTTGACTTACCCAACAAATATGAAAGCAACTTTCATATGACTGTCACTGTAAACAATCAATAATGTCTTGTGAAAAGTAAGTTCATTATTTGGAGCCtcccattttatttaaagaacatcATTTTAATTCCCTCCGCCAAAGAATTGTCTCAGTAGAATCATGTGGTCTATATACCACTGAAACCCAACGTTATAAACTCCTATCATTGAATATAGCATTTATAACAAGGTTCCAGAGAATTTAGAAAACTACATCCCtcttgatttctcctctttcctaaaatatttacctctGCCCATAGGGGAGGAAATAACTGCCATCTTCTTTCTGGAATCCTTGCAAATATTTGCCAGGCTTCTTGTACCTGGATTCTTACTGCAGATACCTTCTGGCTACTTGTGTGAGAAACCAGGGAAGAAGCTAATCTCAGGGCACAGAACAGCCACCAAAAACATTGAAACATCTGACATAAAATGTGAATACTGCTGAGATCTAGAAAACTTGCTATGTAGCTTCACATTGATAAATTACATTCTCTCTTTACTGGTGTTTAATaccaaatatttcctttcttctccactaAACCAAACATCCAACCCTTCCACCGTTTAACATGCAGACCAAAAGACAAACAGGCAAACAACCAACAAAGATGTTATATGTTTGTTTGTgatgtttttgtttatcttggtTGTCTAGGTTTACCTAAATCAACAATCTCCAAAATGGGAagaaaccaaaatttaaattatttttttactctaaCTATGAAATCCAAGTTGAAAGGCAATACTAACTCAGATCATATCTTCTACTCAACATTCAAAtttcaacaacaaaattaaatcCATCCAGTTCTTTATAAAAGGCCTTCAAAAGGGATTTTCATAAAGCTGCTGAATCCCTTTTCTGAGACCTTTTATTATTAcacatttttccttcatttgagaGTATTTTCAACTAGTTTTTCTACCATTTGTTTCTGATATATCTCATCTCTCTGTTTCATCCCTAAtgagaagtttaaaatatatatatgatatatatttagaaatgtgcatattctatacatatatatgtatatcccaTTCCAGTTGttctttacctttattttctctacttttctgtcAAATCTCGAATTTCAAAACTATAAATTCTAATACACAAGTTCCCTAGAATAGACAAGTTACTTTTTAAGCACCAACTTTCTGGTCACAATACCCCTGAGTAATCAaaaatttttctatctttattgcATAATTTCTAGTACCTTTTCATTGGGATGTCGGGATACTGATctataaggcaaaaaaaaaaatctgtcattctGTATTTCTCTAAATCACCACTTAGTTCAAAGTAGAGTGCCTGGTATATAATCTGAACTCAATATttccccaattaaaaaatatatggattaaaacaaaaatatgttcaagCTCTAAGATATTTGGATACATTATCACAATGTTCTCATTTCATGCAAGCTGGAAGTCTCAAATTTTGTTCTTTACTAATATACACACATTTCACTTTTTGAAGATAGTGTAAAttacaaagacatttttccagatgTATATTCTTGTATGCCTAAAATGATCGaccctttattaaatatatgttatgATATAGATGTCTAATTGATGATATTCTTCTGTCTTTCAAAAGCCTTCAAGCACAAGAAACATAATGGACCATGAATAGACTTTCAACAAAATGTAATTATTAGAATTCCATTCCCttgtttctaagattttctaAGATTTCCCCAACTCAAATTTATTCAGAGCACAGTCTATCCTCAGACCTGCCTTACACATATTCCATGTGTAGAAACTGTCCAAATCTTGAAGAATTCCTGTTTTTTCATCAGTAGGACACATTATATATCCTGGGCATAGCCTCACTCCAGGGCTGACTTTGGAAGAGCCATTTTCCTTGCAACTGGCCATTTTGTGGAGTCTCCGAGCTCTAGGGACCTCAGACTCAGATTTGTGCAGTGACCCTTGTCATGGAGATAAAACAGTGAATCATTTTTCACTGCCTATGGAAAAAGAGCATGACAAGacattctatatttatttaatttaaattcaattaaccaacatgtAGAACATCACtattttcagatgtagagttcagtaattcatcagttgcatataacacccagtgcttatcacatcacataCCCTTCTTAATGCCTCTAACCCAATTATCCCATTCCCCAACCCAGCTACCCTGGACATTCTATGTTATAAGATACAGTGTTAGAGATCTAGAAAGTCACATGAGGAAAGGAAACTGAACTCAGAACCCACAAAGTGGTAAGATCTCAAACACGGAAAGTAGACAGCTTTTCAACACATTCTTATATTTGTACCAATTAAGGCTCTAGAGAACACCGTTAAGCACTAGTCcttacaattattaaaataaatttattttatttatttatgagagacacagaaagagagggacagagacagagacataggcagaaggagaaacaggctcccagcatggagtccaatgtgggactctatcctgggatcctggggtcacaccctgagccaaaggcagacactcaaccactgaaccacgcaggcaTCCCAGTCCTTACACTTTTGCACTAAAAATTGTGGCATCACCGATCATTGCCAAAACATGATGAATTTCTCTTCATCATTACACTTGCTACCACTATTTCTAGTGTTTCTTGTGACAAACATAAGTTCATTTGACACAAAATGCCAAATAACTCCCTGAACTATCTCTCCAATATTTCCACCTTCACACTTTTCCCAGGAAGTCGTTTTATTCCTTCCATAGCAATTATCAGCCTAAAAgtatcttgttgtttttttttttttttcattttcacttattaGAATGCAAACATTCTGAGAGCAGGAAACTCCTCTAAAAATTTGTTACTGTATTGTCAGTATGTAGGACAGTTCCCTTTCAACACATTCAAAGCCATTTCTCAAACAAGTGTcttaaataaattcttcaaactTAAGGTATGCAAACAAATATATTTGCACTTCCAACAAAATGCAGAGGTGATAATATCACATTTTTCCTCCATCCTACCCTTCCATTAATTGTTCATGTGTCACCTGAGTCTGCTTCTAATTTCTCCTTGATCCTGGAAACTCTCTTTCATGACATCTATCCATGCAGCACTCAGGCTACACCTCCTCTCCCTTGGGCTTCTCTCACAGACTCCTTAAAAAGgtgtctttccttctcctctttcccctccaaCTTCATTTTAGACATAGGGTTATTTCCAGGGCACAGTTCTGAAATACTGTGTGATTGCTGTTGGGTTGAGTGCCTGAGCATGAGGGATATGAGAAATAGGTAGAGAAGACATTATCTCTGATGTACATATGACAAGAAATGCTTGTATTATATCAAGGAAGAACCCCAGGTTTATAAAACATATTGTGAGTGAATTTTCAAGAGTGGCcataacaaacacacacacatacatacatacatacttacataaatcacaaacaaaaacagaattttaaaaggaaaaaactatttttattgagAATAAATTTTTGCCCAACTGTGAGACGTGAAGATTACTGGCACAGTCACAACACAGAATCCAGATTAAGGGAGTATAGAGCAACTTCTGGAAATGGTCAGATGATACCACATAAACTCAAGCCATAAGACGCCATCCTAAAAAAAACGTTCACTGGAAGACAAAGCCTCTGTCAAGTATGCCATTTCCTAGACATAGAAATCTTGGATTTGGAGGCTTGAATCAGCTATCCCACTAAATGTATCCTTTCAGAAGTAAATGGGGCTTGGAGAGTGATGGTCTAACAGCAAGAAGAATAACATCTTCTGTAGCAAAGGGGCCGGTAGCCCCAGCAGCCAGAGCCATATCCACATCCATAGCTGGAGCCTCTTCCACAGCCCCATCCTGAGCcatagccacagccacagccataacctgagccatagccacagccacagccataaCCTGAGCCATAGCCACAGCCATAGCCAGTTCTATAACCACAGCCAGAATAGGGGCCACATCCATAGCCATAGCCACATCCGCAGCCATAGCCACAGGAGTTCCCGTAGTTGCAACACATGTTGTCAGGAGAAGAGAATTCGGGTGGTTTGCAAGTGGATGTGGTGAAGTGTGGTCTCTACTTGCCTTGGACCTTTATATACTGTCAGTAATTGGCAGAGCATGCCATTCATTCCCTGACTTACCCAATAAATATGTAAGCAACTGTGCTGTGACAGTCACTGTCAACAATCATTAATGTCTTTGGGAAAGTTAGTTCATTATTTGGAGTCTCCTGTTTTATTTAAAGAGCAGCAATTTAATTCCCTCTGCCAAAGAATTGTCTCAGAATCATGTGCTCTACATACCACTGAGACCCAACTTCACAACCTAtcatttaatatactttttattatagGGTTGGGGGAATTTAGGATAATTATATCCCTCCTCATTTCTCATCTTTCCTCAAAAATCTACTTCTGCCCATACTGGAGGATGTAACTACTATCTCTTTTCTGGAATCCTTGCAATTCATACCAGGCTTCTCAAAACCAGATACCTACTTCAGATACCTACTATCTCCTTGTGGTAGAGAGGAAAGAAGATGCTAATCTCAGGGCACAGAACAGCCCCCAACAACACTGAAACATTGAAACATCTGATATGAAATGTTAGTAGTGCTGAGATCTAGAAACCTTGATGTGTAGCTTCACAACAATAAATTAGGTTCTCTCTTTACTGGTGTCTAATTCCAAATATTCCTTTCTTCTCAACTAAACCAAACATCTAAACTTTCTGTCCCttaacatgcacacacacacacaaaagatagaAAGGTGTTATGTTTGTTTGTGATGTTTTTATCTTGGTTGTCTAGGTTTACCTAAATCACCAATTTCCAAAATGGGAAGAAAccaaaatttaaatcattttttactATAACTATGAAATCCAAGTTGGAAGGCAGTACAAACTCAGAAAGATCATATCTTCTACTCAACACTCAAatttcaacaacaaaatgaaatccaTTCAGCTCTTTATAAAAGGCCTTCAATGGGGATTTTCATAAAGcttctgaattctttttcttactttcattaTTACACATTTTTCCttcagttgaaaatatttttgactagTTTTTCTACCATTGGTTACTAGTACGTCTTATCTCTCTGTTTCATCCTtaagaagtttaagaaaaaatatatcccaTTCCAGTTGTTCTTTACccttattttctctacttttccatCAACTCTTGAAATTCAAAACTATAAATTCTAGTACACGAGTTCCCTCAAGTAGACATGTTACTTTCCAAACCCCCATCTTCTGGTCACAATATCCCTAAACTACTGAAAAATTTTTCTAGCTCTATTGCATAATGAATAATACCTTTCCATTCAGATGTCAGGATACTGATCCATGatggcagaaaaaaattattattctgtgCATCCGGAATTACCACTTAGTTCTAAGTAGCATGGCCAGTACATAATTTGAACTCAACACTTCCCCAATAAAAAACAGAtgcattaaaacaaatatatgttcTAAGGTCAGTGTGGCCCTTAGAAACTGTAAGATATTTGGATACATTATCACAATGTTCTCATTTCATGCAAGCTGAAAGTCTCAAATGTTCTTTGAGTCTCTAATTTCACATTTTGAAGATATGTGTTAGCTTATGAAGACACTTATCTAGATGTACAAATTATCTTATATGCCTAATAAATGATCAACCCTTTACTGAATATAAATTACAATACAGGTGCCAAGTTGACCACTCGGTCATTTAGGAACTTGTGGGCTGTTCCATAATTCCATATGCTGTTTCAGAGTCCTGCAAGTACCCCAGCTCTGCTTGCTGAAACtggaagttatttattttttaatgacccTCAAAAGTCATGAACACATCAGCTAGCAAAAGTAACAAGAGTGATTCTTGCTGCTattactgttaaaaaaataataataatcaagacTTGGAACACCCTTTTACTAAACTTGACAAAGGTTCAGTAAATTCTTACCGTCAAAATGATGGgttattatttataaatcaaGTTTGATGGAGTGATCACTGTCTACAGTGGTTCAACTTTTAAGTTAAGGGAAAAACTTTTACTTTgtagataatataaaataaaaacttaaaaaaatttaaaaaagttttaaaaactgaaaaaaaaaattttctttcaaatcctTCAAGTACAAGAAACATAATGAAACATGAGTATATTTTCAACAAACTGTAATTATTagaattcccttcccttctatgtAGGATTTCCCCATCTCAGATTTCATCAAGCACAGTCATTCCCTAGATCCCGCTAACAGATATTCCATCTGTGAACTGTCCAAGCGTTGAAGAACCCCTGTTCCTTCATCAATAGGACACATTATATCCTGGGAATAGCCTTACTGTAGGGCTGACTTGAATGGCAGAGCCATCTTCCTTAGAATTGGCCATTTGGTGGACTCTCCTCACTTCTAGCTGACCTCAGACTCAGACTTTATGCAGTGACCCTTGTCATGAAGATGAGACAAAGACTCATTTATCTTTCATGGTGGAAATTGAGTCTGAAAAGTCATCTTCTATTacaagatctaaatgtgagagttCTGGAAAGTCTCATGAGGAAAGGACACTGAAGTCAGAACCCAACAAACTAGTTGACTCTCAAACTCCTAAAGTCAACCAGACATTTTCATCCCATTCTCATATATTCCCCGAACAAAGTGAGCCCATTTAAGGAAGTAGGCCTTCTCTTTTCCACAAAAATTGTGGCACCACTCATCACCCCTAAAAGTTGatgcatttttcttctctctttgtaCTTACTACCTTCCTTGCTAGTGTTTCTTGTAACAGGCATCAGTTCATTTGATGCAAAATGCCAAAATACCTCCCTGAACCCTCTCTCCAATATTCCAACTTTCAATTTCTTCCCCAAGAAGCTGCTTTATTGCTTCCAACGCAATTATCtatctaaatttaattattacctttttttttattatcacctGTTAGAATATAAACACTCTGAGAACAAAAAACTCATCTGCAGCTTTGTACTATATAGCACAGTTCCCTTTCAAAAACATTCAAAGACatggaaagggacacctgggtggctcagtcaattaaacagcTGCCTTTGACTGAGGTTatgatgccaggatcctgggttagagcccagcatagggctcccttctcactggggagtctgcttctccctctccctcggagCCTAGCCCCTTGCTCACTCGCTCACtcacacaaatattaaataaaatctttaaaaataacaaaaataaaaaagcatacaaAGAGATGGggtgtcagggtggctcagtcagttaagcatctgactcctgatttcagctcaggtcatgatctcggggtcatgagaatGAGCTCCGCATTGAACTCTGTGCTCAACTTGGAGTACTTAGGAGATTCTCTGACTCTCCAGCTTCCCCtagccctgctcatgctctctatataaataaaattaaaaaaaaatccaaagctaCATATCATTAAGTGACTAAAATCAAATTCCTAAACTtgatatacacaaatatttttgccCTTTCCTCAAAATGCACATAATATAATTCCACCTTATTCTTCTAATTTATCCTTTCCTTAGCTATTCATGTGTCACCTGAGTCTGCTTCCAATTTCTCATTAATCTCAGAAATTCTTTTCCATGCCATTCATCTGTTCAGCACTCAGGACACATCTCCTCACCCTTGGACTTCTGT
The sequence above is a segment of the Canis lupus dingo isolate Sandy chromosome 31, ASM325472v2, whole genome shotgun sequence genome. Coding sequences within it:
- the LOC112661868 gene encoding keratin-associated protein 21-2-like translates to MCCNYGNSCGYGCGCGYGYGCGPYSGCGYRTGYGCGYGSGYGCGCGYGSGYGCGCGYGSGWGCGRGSSYGCGYGSGCWGYRPLCYRRCYSSCC
- the LOC112661871 gene encoding keratin-associated protein 6-2-like, producing the protein MCCNYGTSYGYGCGCGYGYGCGPYSGCGYRTGYGCGYGSGYGCGCGYGSGYGCGCGYGSGYGCGCGYGSGYGCGCGYGSGWGCGRGSCYGCGYGSGCWGYQPLCYRRCYSSCC